Proteins from a single region of Phormidium ambiguum IAM M-71:
- a CDS encoding type II toxin-antitoxin system HigB family toxin — MRVIGLDKLVEFSTIHPDAESSLDSWSQVAEEAEWKHIMEVRQVYPHADPVEGYTVFNIGGNKYRLITKINYKLKTILITDILTHSEYDEGKWKK, encoded by the coding sequence ATGCGTGTCATTGGCCTTGACAAACTGGTTGAATTTAGTACAATTCACCCCGATGCTGAAAGTTCTCTGGATTCATGGAGTCAGGTTGCTGAGGAAGCAGAATGGAAACATATTATGGAAGTAAGACAAGTCTATCCTCATGCCGACCCAGTAGAAGGGTACACGGTTTTCAATATAGGAGGCAATAAATATAGGCTTATTACCAAAATTAACTATAAGTTAAAAACTATTCTTATTACAGATATATTGACCCATAGTGAGTATGACGAAGGAAAATGGAAGAAATGA
- a CDS encoding GNAT family N-acetyltransferase — MEWIFRSLDSSLDKDAFDCGVPKLNEYLKQYAAQNDKKGIAKTFVAILEENSNQICGYYSVSMSSIEFNSIPENIRKRLPRYPVPAMLIGQLAVDKSMQGKGLGEELLLNALSRAVRLVEEVGIFAVRVDASDNTAKQFYLKYDFVPLLDRELSLLLPMATILKSRRQV, encoded by the coding sequence GTGGAATGGATTTTTCGTTCGCTAGATAGCAGTTTAGATAAAGATGCTTTCGATTGCGGAGTTCCAAAATTAAATGAATATCTCAAGCAATATGCTGCACAAAATGATAAAAAAGGTATTGCTAAAACTTTTGTAGCAATTCTCGAAGAAAACAGCAATCAAATTTGTGGTTACTACAGCGTTAGTATGTCCAGCATTGAGTTTAACTCAATTCCTGAGAATATTAGAAAAAGATTGCCTCGTTATCCTGTTCCAGCTATGCTAATTGGACAGCTTGCTGTAGATAAATCAATGCAAGGCAAAGGTTTAGGAGAAGAATTGTTATTGAATGCTTTGAGTAGAGCAGTTCGTCTGGTGGAAGAAGTGGGAATTTTTGCTGTTAGAGTTGATGCTTCAGATAATACAGCAAAGCAATTTTATTTGAAATATGATTTTGTGCCTTTACTCGATCGAGAATTATCGCTTTTGCTGCCAATGGCAACTATATTAAAGAGTCGTCGTCAAGTTTGA